One segment of Mastomys coucha isolate ucsf_1 unplaced genomic scaffold, UCSF_Mcou_1 pScaffold23, whole genome shotgun sequence DNA contains the following:
- the LOC116072345 gene encoding olfactory receptor 145-like, with protein sequence MTLGRMVFNNESSVKEFILLGLTQQPQLQLPLFFLFLGIYVISMVGNLGLIVLIVLNPHLHTPMYYFLFNLSFIDFCYSTVITPKMLVGFVKENIISHAECMTQLFFFCFFVIDECYILTAMAYDRYAAICKPLLYQITMSYQVCHLMMVGVYVMGLVGAMAHTGSMLSLTFCDGNIINHYMCDIPPLQKLSCTSTSINELVVFTVVGVNVIIPSLTVFISYTLILSNILSIRSAEGRSKAFSTCGSHIMAVSLFYGASAFMYLKPSSASVDDDKISTIFYTIVGPMLNPFIYSLRNKDVHIALRKTLKKNMFT encoded by the coding sequence ATGACCTTGGGAAGAATGGTCTTCAACAATGAATCTTCTGTGAAGGAGTTTATCCTGTTGGGCTTAACACAGCAGCCACAGCTCCAGCTgccactcttcttcctcttcttgggaATCTATGTTATCTCCATGGTGGGGAACCTGGGCTTGATTGTTCTGATTGTTTTGAATCCTCACCTGCACACTCCCATGTACTACTTTCTCTTCAATCTTTCCTTTATTGATTTCTGCTACTCCACTGTCATAACCCCCAAAATGCTGGTAGGTTTTGTGAAGGAGAATATCATCTCTCATGCTGAATGTATGActcagctctttttcttctgcttctttgttATTGATGAATGCTACATTTTAACAGCAATGGCATATGATAGATATGCTGCCATCTGTAAGCCCCTGCTTTACCAGATCACCATGTCCTATCAGGTCTGCCATTTGATGATGGTGGGAGTGTATGTAATGGGGCTTGTGGGTGCCATGGCCCATACTGGTAGCATGCTAAGCCTGACCTTCTGTGATGGCAACATCATCAATCACTACATGTGCGATATACCTCCTCTACAGAAGCTCTCATGCACAAGCACTTCCATCAATGAACTGGTGGTTTTTACTGTTGTGGGTGTCAATGTAATAATACCCAGcctgactgtttttatttcttacactTTGATTCTTTCAAACATCCTCAGCATTCGTTCTGCAGAGGGCAGGTCAAAAGCCTTCAGTACGTGTGGCTCCCATATAATGgctgtttctcttttctatgGAGCTTCAGCCTTCATGTATCTTAAGCCTTCTAGTGCATCTGTGGATGATGATAAAATATCTACCATATTTTATACTATTGTGGGCCCAATGTTGAATCCTTTCATCTACAGTTTAAGGAATAAGGATGTTCACATTGCACTGAGAAAAACCTTGAAGAAAAACATGTTTACTTAA
- the LOC116072377 gene encoding olfactory receptor 145-like yields MTIGNASSVKEFILLGLTQQPQLQLPLFFLFLGIYVVSMVGNLGLIVLIVLNPHLHTPMYYFLFNLSLTDLCYSSVITPRMLVGFVKQNIISHAECMTQLFFFCFFVIDECYILTAMAYDRYAAICKPLLYQVTMSHQVCLLMTVGVCVMGLVGAIAHIVCMLRLTFCDDNIINHYMCDIPPLLRLSCTSTSINELVVFIVVGVNVIVPTLTIFISYTLILSNILNIHSAEGRSKAFSTCGSHVIAVSLFFGAAAFMYLKPSSASVDEDKLSTIFYTIVGPMLNPFIYSIRNKDVHIALRKTLKKSIFT; encoded by the coding sequence ATGACTATAGGAAATGCCTCTTCAGTGAAAGAATTTATCCTGCTGGGcttgacacagcagccacagctccagctgcctctcttctttctctttttgggaATCTATGTGGTCTCCATGGTGGGAAACCTGGGCTTGATTGTTCTGATTGTGTTGAATCCTCACCTGCACACTCCCATGTACTACTTCCTCTTCAACCTTTCCTTAACAGATCTCTGCTATTCCTCCGTCATAACCCCCAGAATGCTGGTGGGTTTTGTGAAGCAGAACATCATTTCTCATGCTGAGTGTATGActcagctctttttcttctgcttctttgttATTGATGAATGTTACATTTTGACAGCAATGGCCTATGACAGATATGCTGCAATCTGTAAGCCCCTGCTTTACCAGGTCACCATGTCCCATCAGGTCTGCCTCTTGAtgactgtgggtgtgtgtgtgatggggctCGTGGGTGCCATAGCCCACATAGTTTGCATGCTGAGACTCACCTTCTGTGATGACAACATCATCAATCACTACATGTGTGACATACCCCCTCTCCTGAGACTTTCCTGCACAAGCACCTCCATCAATGAGCTGGTGGTTTTCATTGTTGTGGGTGTCAATGTGATAGTTCCCACCTTGACTATCTTTATTTCTTACACCTTGATCCTTTCCAACATCCTCAACATCCATTCTGCAGAAGGTAGGTCAAAAGCCTTCAGTACGTGTGGCTCCCATGTAAtagctgtttctcttttctttggagCTGCAGCCTTCATGTATCTTAAGCCTTCTAGTGCATCTGTGGATGAAGATAAATTATCAACCATTTTTTATACTATTGTGGGACCAATGTTGAATCCTTTCATATATAGTATAAGGAATAAGGATGTCCACATTGCACTGAGAAAAACTTTGAAGAAAAGCATCTTTACCTAA